The following are encoded together in the Natronolimnobius sp. AArcel1 genome:
- a CDS encoding mandelate racemase family protein: MAPTITKIESREFRYPLEDLGTDEHGFNLIYEPGETTWRKLFGIKIHTDTGITGEYVGGNSPGAAQINMFADYLVGKNPLEREKHWSEIKRALRKYDRMGIGPIDIALWDFAGKYYDAPIHELLGTYRTSIPAYASTYHGDENGGLDSPEAFADFGEECADRGFPGYKIHGWGGSDSSRDLEREIEAIHAVGERVGDRVDLMYDPACEYETFADALKVGRALDEESFLWYEDPYRDGGISQHGHRKLREMLETPILQTEHVRGLEAHADFVANGGTDFVRADPEYDAGITGAMKVARMAESFGLDVEFHAPGPAQRHCIAATRNTNYYELALVHPDCQNTQPPVYNGDYSDMLDTIDSDGHVQVPMGPGLGVDYDWSYIEDNQTGSLHIYE; this comes from the coding sequence ATGGCGCCAACGATCACCAAAATCGAGAGCCGGGAGTTTCGATACCCGCTCGAGGATCTTGGGACGGACGAGCACGGCTTTAACCTGATCTACGAACCCGGTGAAACGACGTGGCGAAAGCTGTTCGGGATTAAAATCCACACGGATACGGGCATTACCGGTGAGTACGTGGGCGGCAACTCCCCCGGCGCGGCCCAGATCAACATGTTCGCGGACTACCTCGTCGGGAAAAACCCGCTCGAGCGCGAGAAACACTGGAGCGAGATCAAGCGGGCGCTGCGAAAGTACGACCGGATGGGAATCGGCCCCATCGACATCGCACTCTGGGACTTCGCGGGGAAGTACTACGACGCGCCGATTCACGAACTGCTCGGGACCTATCGCACGTCGATCCCCGCCTACGCGTCGACTTACCACGGCGACGAAAACGGCGGCCTCGACTCGCCCGAGGCGTTCGCCGACTTCGGTGAGGAGTGTGCTGACCGCGGCTTCCCGGGCTACAAAATCCACGGCTGGGGAGGTAGTGACAGCAGCCGCGACCTCGAGCGCGAAATCGAGGCGATCCACGCCGTCGGTGAGCGTGTTGGCGACCGCGTCGACCTCATGTACGATCCGGCCTGTGAGTACGAGACGTTCGCCGACGCGCTCAAGGTCGGCCGCGCGCTCGATGAAGAGTCATTCCTCTGGTACGAAGACCCCTACCGTGACGGCGGTATCTCCCAGCACGGCCACCGAAAGCTTCGAGAGATGCTCGAGACGCCGATTCTCCAGACCGAACACGTGCGCGGGCTCGAGGCCCACGCGGATTTCGTCGCAAACGGCGGAACAGACTTCGTCCGCGCCGATCCGGAGTACGACGCAGGGATCACAGGAGCGATGAAAGTGGCGCGGATGGCCGAATCGTTCGGACTTGATGTGGAGTTCCACGCGCCGGGGCCAGCCCAGCGACACTGTATCGCCGCGACCCGGAACACGAATTACTACGAACTCGCGCTCGTCCATCCAGACTGCCAGAACACGCAGCCACCGGTCTACAACGGCGACTACTCGGATATGCTCGATACAATCGACAGCGACGGTCACGTCCAGGTGCCAATGGGGCCAGGCCTCGGCGTCGACTACGACTGGTCCTACATCGAAGACAACCAGACTGGCTCACTCCACATCTACGAGTGA
- a CDS encoding HIT family protein: MDDDCPFCRILEDERDARVVYEDARTIAFLDENPACLGHTLVVPTAHRPDLLVADAETTTAVFETVQRVSSAMETALEPDGFSVFYSTGSIVGQVEHAHVHLLPRYEDDDISISLHRTTLTEEVEAELTDRIRAELP; encoded by the coding sequence ATGGACGACGACTGCCCGTTCTGTCGCATTCTCGAGGATGAGCGGGACGCTCGGGTTGTCTACGAGGATGCGCGAACGATTGCGTTTCTTGACGAAAATCCCGCCTGCCTCGGCCATACGCTCGTCGTGCCGACGGCGCACCGACCGGATCTGCTCGTCGCCGATGCCGAGACCACGACCGCCGTCTTCGAAACCGTCCAGCGCGTCTCGAGTGCGATGGAAACTGCCCTCGAGCCAGATGGCTTCAGCGTCTTTTACTCGACGGGGTCGATTGTCGGGCAGGTCGAACACGCACACGTTCACCTGTTGCCACGATACGAGGACGACGACATTTCGATCAGTCTTCACCGCACGACGCTCACTGAGGAGGTTGAAGCGGAACTCACAGACCGGATTCGCGCAGAACTGCCGTAG
- the aroA gene encoding 3-phosphoshikimate 1-carboxyvinyltransferase produces the protein MNVTITPSSVRGTARAPPSKSYTHRAILAAGYADGATVRDALWSADTRATARAVELFGGAVERQSDGTLEIEGFDGRPEVPADVINCDNSGTTMRLVAGTAALADGMSVLTGDESLRSRPQGPLLEAIQDLGGWAESTRGNGQAPLVITGPITGDEVSIPGDVSSQYITSLLMAGAVTDEGIEIDLETELKSAPYVDITTELLADYGVDAEQTDQGFTVAGGQSYAPADGEYAVPGDFSSISYLLAAGAIASEEGIHVEGAQPSAQGDTAIVDIVDRMGANVDWDRENGTIDVSKDALSGIEVSVEDTPDLLPTIATLGAVAEGDTHITNAEHVRYKETDRVSAMAEELGKMGVETTEEQDSLTIHGSESTPSGATVEGRADHRIIMSLALAGLVADGETTVQGTEHVDVSFPGFFGLLEELGADVTEA, from the coding sequence ATGAACGTCACTATCACACCCTCGAGCGTTCGAGGAACGGCACGCGCACCGCCGTCGAAGAGCTACACCCATCGAGCGATTCTCGCTGCTGGGTACGCAGACGGTGCAACGGTTCGAGACGCCCTCTGGAGCGCCGACACACGGGCGACCGCCCGCGCCGTCGAGCTGTTCGGCGGAGCAGTCGAGCGCCAGTCCGATGGCACCCTCGAGATCGAGGGCTTCGATGGGCGGCCCGAGGTCCCAGCGGACGTGATCAACTGTGACAACAGCGGGACGACGATGCGACTCGTCGCCGGCACAGCCGCACTCGCCGACGGCATGTCCGTGCTGACGGGCGATGAGTCACTGCGCTCGCGGCCACAGGGGCCGCTGCTCGAGGCCATTCAGGACCTCGGCGGCTGGGCCGAGAGTACCCGCGGAAACGGACAGGCCCCGCTAGTCATCACCGGCCCAATCACCGGCGATGAGGTGTCGATCCCTGGTGACGTCTCCTCGCAGTACATCACCTCGCTGCTGATGGCCGGCGCGGTGACCGACGAGGGCATCGAGATCGACCTCGAGACCGAACTCAAGTCCGCGCCCTATGTCGATATCACGACGGAACTGCTCGCGGACTATGGTGTTGATGCCGAGCAGACCGACCAAGGATTCACCGTCGCGGGCGGGCAGTCCTACGCGCCAGCGGACGGCGAATACGCAGTTCCAGGTGACTTCTCGTCGATTTCGTACCTGCTCGCCGCGGGCGCAATCGCCAGCGAGGAGGGTATTCACGTCGAGGGAGCCCAGCCGAGCGCGCAGGGTGACACTGCCATCGTCGATATCGTCGACCGCATGGGTGCGAACGTCGATTGGGATCGCGAAAACGGAACGATTGACGTTTCGAAGGACGCGCTGTCAGGTATCGAAGTCTCCGTCGAGGATACGCCGGATCTACTGCCGACGATTGCGACGCTCGGCGCTGTCGCAGAGGGAGATACCCACATTACGAACGCAGAGCACGTCCGCTACAAGGAGACTGACCGCGTGAGCGCGATGGCCGAGGAGTTAGGGAAGATGGGCGTCGAGACAACCGAGGAACAGGACTCGCTGACGATCCACGGGAGCGAGTCGACGCCCTCCGGGGCGACCGTCGAGGGACGGGCCGACCACCGAATCATCATGTCGCTCGCGCTCGCGGGACTGGTCGCCGACGGCGAGACGACAGTGCAGGGAACGGAGCACGTTGACGTCTCGTTCCCCGGCTTTTTCGGCCTGCTCGAGGAGTTAGGCGCGGACGTGACTGAGGCGTAA
- a CDS encoding methyl-accepting chemotaxis protein, protein MGLSIGAIGFIATAEITESVEGSALEEQEDTAVREAAAFDEWDEQNENFLVTASNSPVIHSDDDEAIESYLQEIYYDFPEERMNVLFVDTASEEVIAGVDSNAASVSDNNFPDGDELDDLSIHTVQRTGPYEMPDELGIADDDSPVVSYYIGIEDADRALIFTVSLSDRVGDHTTQTRSDTVVTMLDEQGRIVSDDAQLGFVDNEDMNSSFLRSYDGYEEYAEIADLEGPGAMTVDGQPSESLHDEPYEFAPENYVVGYHTTDDDWTVLVHTSEANALGFVNTVNQFGYLLTAIGVGLIGVLGVVIGRNTATSIRTLSREAEQIKDGNYDVTLESAREDELGDLYRTVDEMRASLVTQLEESEQTRKQAERAREEADEARQEAEQAQQQAEQAQRNAQEQNDHLERTAAQYCDVMQVCADGDLTRRLEPDTENEAMADIATTFNAMLDDIEQTVASISTFADDVSDASDDVRTECVDLEASSDDVAGSVQEITTVAGQQNDRMQTIAAEIQGMSATIEEIASTADTLASTSQQAAKQAGDGMDAAEDVVEEMEVIEHRANGALSELRDLEAAMAEIDEIAGVITDIADQTNILALNASIEAAHASNGGNGDNSGAGFATVAQEVKGLAEETKTSAEEIEELIATVQDQTDTTVTEMEGMRSRVIEGAETVEESAAAFEEIESGVREADHGVQEINDATDDIADATQELVSMADDVTELSKATASEADTVADAVTDQTAAITTVSRNASDLSEQSVELQELLEEFEVDDATADGRDGDGIRTDPDRDDQASRDDDTPGDRTPVVHDSQ, encoded by the coding sequence ATGGGACTCTCAATCGGTGCGATTGGATTTATTGCGACTGCAGAAATCACTGAGAGCGTCGAGGGCTCGGCACTTGAAGAACAAGAAGATACGGCGGTCCGTGAGGCGGCGGCGTTCGACGAGTGGGATGAACAGAACGAGAATTTCCTCGTAACGGCATCGAACTCACCTGTCATCCACTCAGATGATGATGAGGCTATCGAGAGCTATTTACAGGAGATTTACTACGACTTCCCCGAAGAGCGGATGAACGTTCTGTTCGTCGATACCGCGAGTGAAGAGGTTATCGCTGGCGTCGACAGCAACGCGGCGTCAGTGTCGGACAACAACTTCCCCGATGGAGACGAACTTGATGACCTCTCGATCCACACGGTCCAGCGAACGGGTCCGTATGAGATGCCAGACGAACTCGGGATTGCCGATGACGATTCCCCCGTTGTCTCGTACTACATCGGCATCGAAGACGCAGATCGTGCCCTCATCTTTACTGTCTCACTTTCAGATCGGGTCGGAGATCACACAACACAGACCAGAAGTGACACCGTCGTAACGATGCTCGACGAGCAGGGCCGCATCGTGAGTGACGATGCGCAACTTGGATTCGTCGATAACGAAGACATGAACTCGAGTTTTCTCCGATCCTATGATGGCTACGAGGAGTATGCAGAGATCGCCGACCTCGAGGGGCCGGGCGCAATGACCGTCGACGGCCAGCCAAGTGAGTCACTTCACGACGAACCGTACGAGTTCGCCCCCGAAAACTACGTCGTGGGCTACCACACGACCGACGACGACTGGACGGTCCTGGTCCACACCAGCGAGGCGAACGCCCTCGGATTCGTCAACACCGTCAACCAGTTCGGCTATCTGCTCACCGCAATCGGAGTCGGCCTGATCGGCGTCCTCGGCGTCGTGATCGGCCGTAACACCGCGACCTCGATTCGAACGCTCTCGCGGGAGGCCGAACAGATCAAAGACGGCAACTACGACGTGACACTCGAGTCCGCACGCGAAGACGAACTGGGCGATCTCTACCGCACTGTCGACGAGATGCGCGCCTCGCTCGTCACGCAACTCGAGGAATCAGAGCAAACACGAAAGCAAGCCGAACGCGCCCGCGAGGAAGCCGATGAAGCGCGACAGGAAGCCGAACAAGCCCAGCAACAGGCTGAACAGGCCCAGCGAAACGCCCAGGAGCAGAACGACCACCTCGAGCGAACGGCGGCTCAGTACTGTGACGTGATGCAGGTCTGTGCTGATGGCGACCTGACGCGCCGTCTCGAGCCGGATACGGAGAACGAAGCGATGGCCGACATCGCGACGACGTTCAACGCAATGCTCGACGATATCGAGCAGACAGTTGCCTCGATTTCGACGTTCGCAGACGACGTGTCGGACGCGAGCGACGACGTTCGCACCGAGTGTGTCGATCTCGAGGCGAGCAGCGACGACGTGGCGGGCTCGGTCCAAGAGATCACGACGGTTGCGGGACAACAAAACGACCGGATGCAGACTATCGCCGCCGAAATCCAGGGGATGTCTGCGACAATCGAAGAAATCGCGTCGACGGCCGATACGCTCGCAAGCACCTCCCAGCAGGCTGCGAAGCAGGCCGGTGACGGGATGGACGCCGCTGAGGACGTCGTCGAAGAGATGGAAGTGATCGAGCACCGCGCCAATGGCGCACTCAGCGAACTGCGCGACCTCGAGGCGGCGATGGCTGAAATCGACGAAATCGCGGGCGTGATTACGGATATCGCGGATCAGACGAACATTCTGGCACTGAACGCCTCGATTGAGGCTGCTCACGCGAGCAACGGCGGAAACGGCGACAACAGCGGTGCCGGCTTCGCGACGGTCGCCCAGGAAGTCAAAGGCCTCGCCGAGGAGACGAAGACCTCTGCGGAGGAAATCGAAGAACTGATCGCGACCGTCCAAGACCAGACCGACACCACCGTCACGGAGATGGAAGGAATGCGCTCGCGGGTTATCGAAGGTGCTGAAACCGTCGAGGAGTCCGCGGCTGCCTTCGAGGAGATCGAATCTGGCGTCCGTGAAGCCGACCACGGCGTCCAAGAAATCAACGACGCGACCGACGATATCGCCGACGCGACGCAGGAACTCGTCTCGATGGCCGACGACGTGACTGAACTCAGCAAAGCGACTGCCAGCGAAGCCGATACTGTCGCAGATGCGGTCACCGACCAGACTGCTGCAATTACGACGGTGTCTCGAAATGCGAGTGACCTCTCCGAGCAGTCCGTCGAACTGCAAGAGCTGCTCGAGGAGTTCGAGGTTGACGATGCAACTGCTGACGGCCGTGATGGTGACGGTATTCGCACCGATCCCGACCGCGACGACCAAGCCAGCCGTGACGACGACACCCCAGGCGACCGCACACCAGTCGTTCACGACTCCCAGTAA
- the aroC gene encoding chorismate synthase, which yields MNGNSFGRLFQVTTFGESHGDAMGCTVSGVPAGLELSEEDIQDDLDRRKPGQSMITTSRGEPDAVSIKSGVQDGYTTGTPIGMVIQNKDARSGKYEPFITAPRPSHGDFTYSAKFGTRNWGGGGRSSARETVNWVAAGAIAKKLLAQEGIELKAHVNQIGDVESPEVSFEEMLEHSEENDVRCAHPETAEEMQERIAAYQEEGDSIGGSIYFEAQGVPVGLGAPRFDSLSARLGQAMMAVPATTAFEFGLGTDAAEWTGKDRNDDWEFDDDGNPVPVENDHGGIQGGISSGEPIYGEVTLHAPTSIPKTQQTADWETGELKEEKVIGRHDPVLPPRGVPVVEAMLALTLVDFMFLSGRMNPDRVDDQPGKYDTDYHPSNPANE from the coding sequence ATGAACGGCAACTCGTTCGGTCGTCTCTTTCAGGTGACCACGTTCGGCGAGAGCCACGGGGACGCAATGGGCTGTACCGTTTCGGGGGTACCAGCCGGCCTCGAGCTCTCCGAGGAGGATATTCAGGACGATCTGGACCGCCGGAAACCGGGCCAGTCGATGATTACGACCAGTCGCGGCGAACCCGACGCCGTCTCGATCAAGTCGGGCGTCCAAGACGGCTACACGACGGGCACGCCAATTGGGATGGTCATCCAGAACAAGGACGCGCGCTCGGGCAAGTACGAGCCCTTCATCACCGCGCCGCGCCCCTCTCACGGCGACTTCACCTACTCGGCGAAGTTCGGGACGCGCAACTGGGGCGGCGGCGGGCGCTCCTCCGCGCGCGAGACGGTCAACTGGGTTGCAGCGGGCGCAATCGCGAAGAAACTGCTCGCACAGGAGGGCATCGAACTCAAGGCCCACGTGAACCAGATTGGTGACGTTGAATCTCCCGAGGTGAGCTTCGAGGAAATGCTCGAGCACTCCGAGGAAAACGACGTTCGCTGTGCCCATCCCGAGACGGCGGAGGAGATGCAAGAACGAATCGCTGCGTATCAGGAAGAAGGCGACTCCATCGGCGGTTCGATCTACTTCGAAGCGCAGGGTGTGCCGGTCGGCCTCGGTGCGCCTCGATTCGATTCGCTGTCAGCCCGCCTCGGGCAGGCGATGATGGCCGTCCCGGCGACGACGGCATTCGAGTTCGGTCTCGGCACCGATGCCGCGGAATGGACGGGCAAAGACCGCAATGATGACTGGGAGTTCGACGATGACGGAAACCCAGTGCCTGTCGAGAACGACCACGGTGGCATTCAGGGCGGTATCAGCTCCGGCGAGCCGATTTACGGCGAAGTCACGCTGCACGCGCCGACCTCGATCCCGAAGACCCAACAGACCGCAGACTGGGAGACGGGCGAGTTGAAAGAGGAGAAAGTCATTGGCCGCCACGACCCCGTTCTGCCGCCGCGTGGCGTCCCCGTCGTCGAGGCGATGCTCGCGCTGACGCTCGTCGACTTCATGTTCCTCTCGGGCCGGATGAACCCCGACCGTGTCGACGACCAGCCCGGAAAGTACGACACGGACTACCACCCGAGCAACCCGGCGAACGAGTGA